TCCTTAAACCTCTCCATTTTTCTTATTCTTTTAGCTCTACTCAACTCTTTTTCACTGAGTGCAATGAGTTTTGAAAAAGCTTCATATGGTCTTGAGTACACGAACCCTTTTTGGCTAAATAATCCGTATCTTAAATCCTTTGAATAGAGTAAGTAAAGGTATCCTTTTCCGGGCTTTATAATCAGCTTGTAAGGACTAATAATTTCATAATTACCGTAGACTAGTAGTTCTATCCCTTCTTTTGATAGAGGGTTTCTATATATGACCCCATCTTTTACAATTTCTGTTCCAGCATTTATCAAACCGTAGTTAAAAACCGGTAAAATATTTACTTCTAATGGAAGTTCAGTATCATAAAGTCTTATAATTGCTGGTAGTGAGATAGGTAAGAAGTCAATAACCATTGATTTTAAGTCATTTTTCTTAAATGTTGTCTTTAAGATAAGTGAATATCCTATATATTCTTCTTGAATTTTATTATATTCTATGGGTTTTACTGAGAAATATCCGCCTTTCTCGCTGTCTAATATTTTTGTGAATATAGACTGAGAGTCAAATCTAGGTACTGGGAACCAATCTATACTTCCTTGTGATTCTAACGCTGAAGTTATCCCATTAGATAAGAATGCATAGTTCACGGAGGCATAATACTCTAAAAACTTTATAAATATAAGCGGAAAATTTTTCATATGTTTTCTGTCGCTATAAACACTCAAACACCACCAATTAGATTTAGATATACATATAGGGATTTGGTTGATAAGTATGGATTTCTCTCATTTCCCATTGACGTTTCTTTACTTGATCCATCAGATTATTACATATCTGTAGGCGGAGTAGCAAAGATGATGCTTGCACTAAGTAAAAAATTTAATAAGACTAGATGGGTTTCACTAGGTCCAGGTTATCCACCAGAAGTTAAATATAAAGATTTAAATATATATTTTGTAGATTTAAACCCTAAAGATTTACAAGGTTATACTAGATTTAAAGAGGGAATTTATAATGAGGCACATGGATTATCTAAATATGACATTCAGCCAGAGGACTATATTGCTTATGCAACTTATAATTGGTTGTCAGCTCAAAAATTATTAGAGTTTTACAAGGACACTGATATTTATTTTATTAATGATTTTCAGCAACTTCTTATTGGCGGAATTATAGGACCTTCAGCACCCGCTGTTTTATGGTATCATATACCATTTGTCCCAGAATATTTATCGCATAAGATGAGAGAATTTCTAATTAGGACTTTTGAAGGTTTTGATGGTGTTATAGTAAGTACAAAAAGAGACTTAGAAGGTATGTTAAGGGCAGGAATTAAGGGAAGAGTAAAGCAAGTTTATCCCTTCATCGATCCTCAAGAATATAGGAAAGTATCGGGACAAGAAGTTATGAAAGTCAGAGAAAAATATGGGATAAAAGGAGATGAAAAAATAGTTACAGTAGTAGCTAGAATGGATCCTATGAAAAGCCAAGATGTAGCTATACAAGCAATGAAATATGTAAATGATGCTAAATTACTTTTAGTCGGAAATGGTAGTTTTACTAGTGGAGCCTTAGGTACTGGAAAAGCTAATATATGGGCTAAGAAATTACAAGCTTTAGCTGAACAGATTAACGTTAAAGATAAAGTAGTTTTCACTGGCTATGTTCCAGATGAAGAACTATATGCAATATATGAAGCTTCAGACGTTATAGTCTTACCTTCTAACATTGAAGGATTTGGACTTACTGTATGTGAAGGATGGGTATATGGTAAGCCAGCCATTGTAAGTAGTGGAGCGGGTATCAGTGAGTTAATTATAGATGGTGGAAACGGATTTGTTTTCAAAAGAGGTGATTATCAAGATCTAGCTGATAAGTTGAATACTGTTCTTAAAGATCCAGATAAATATTCTTTAGGTAAAGAAACACTTAGGAAATGTTCTGTTGATTCCAGTTATGATTACTTGAAAGAAGTATTTATAGATGTTATGAAAGATTACGGAAAAATATAGCTTTGATCATCGGGGGGATTTAGTAAAATAACTATTTACTCTCAGTAGGTTTAATAGTAATAGTACCAGATTCTTCATCCACTTGTAATAAATATTTAGTTCCATGTTTTTCTATCATAGACTTTGGTATATATAGATTTAATGGTAGTGTATAGTATTCATATTCGTAAGTCTTCCCCCTCACAGTCTTTTTTCCTACTAATCTTTTTGCTTCAACTACTCTCTCTTTCATAAGATGAAATATTACTTCTGTGTTTTTAAACCTTATTCCAAATCTTTCTAACATTTTAATATTACTGTTTATACTTGTTAAGTAGATGATGAGCGCCGGCTGTAATGATTAATGATATAAAATTTCTTGGCTGATATATTTTCTGTGAACCCAGTTCACATACTTGCCAAGAAAGGGGATATAGCTGAAAAAGTTATTATAGCTGGCGATCCTAGCAGAGTCAAGAGCCTTTCTAAATTTTTAGAGGAACCTCAACTTGTAAATGAAAATAGAGGTTTTTTAATCTACACCGGTAAGTACAAGGGAGAAAGAATAAGTATAGCTACTCATGGAATTGGTGGTCCATCAATAGCAATAGTTTTAGAAGAATTAACTATGTTAGGAGGGAGGATATTTATCAGATACGGTACATCTGGTGCTTTAGTTCCAGAGGTTAATATTGGAGATTATGTTATAGTTACTGGTGCTTCCTATAATCCTTCAAGCTTAGTTTACCAATACTTTAAAGAACAAGCTTGTGTTTCAGCTACTCCAGATTTCGAAATAACCATGGCTTTATACAACTCTTTTAAGAACAAGGGGTTAAAGTTCCATTTAGGTAATGTATTTAGTAGTGATGCTTTTTACGCTGAAGATGAAGACTTTGCAAAGAAATGGTCAGAGAGAGGAAATATAGCCGTTGAAATGGAGTGTGCTACCTTATTTATGTTAAGTAAATTAAGGAAAATTAGGAGTGGCGCCGTAGTTATAATCAGTGATAGTTTAGTCAAAGGAGGATGGATTAGTAAAGATGAATTGGAGAAGAAAGTTAGTGATGGTGCAATAGCTATTTTAGATGCCTTAATTAATATAACTTAATATGAAGATTATAAGAGATCCTATACACGGTTACATAGAAGTTCCAGATGATATCTTACCAGTAATTTCTTCTCCCTTTTTTCAGCGATTAAGGTTTATTTCACAAACTGGTTTAGCATACATGGTTTATCCAGGAATGAGACATACTAGATTTGAGCATAGTTTAGGAGCAATGCACTTAGCTAAGGAGTTTCTTCATTACATTTCCAGTAACAGTAAGATAGATTTTTTAACTGAAGATTATGCTAAATTAATCTCCCTTTCGGCCTTATTGCATGATATTGGTCATGTAGCATTTTCTCACACTTTTGAGTCAGCCTTACAAGTTACTAGAGACGTTTATAAAGAGAAAATCGAGTACTATGGGAAAGAAACTCATGTAAAATATGGTTTAAGGCTAATTTCTAAGTACTCTTACTTAATCGATAAAATTGGTAAGAATAGTAATATTTCAGATCCTGTTAAATTTATGATTAATGTTATTGGTAGTAACCCCACTAATGAAGAAGAGAAGTTTGCTTTACAGATAATATCTAACTTTGTTGATGCTGATAGGGGAGACTATTTATTAAGGGATTCTTATTATGCAGGAGTAGGTTATGGAAGTTATGATATAGAAAGATTAAAAAGAGTTTTAGTTTATGTTGACGGAAAAATAGCGATATTAAAGAAGGCTATTCCAATAGTTGAGCAATTTCTCCTAGCTAGAATGTATATGTTTAAGAATGTTTATTTTCATAGTGTTGTCGGAATGTATAATGCTATTCTTTCTCATGCAATTTCAAAGTTAATTAGACAAAATAAAATAGATCTTAATAAAATAGAAGAAATTACAGATTATAAAATATTAAATATGATAGAAGAGACAGAATTCAAACAACCTATACTCTATAGAAGTGGATATAAAAGAATTAAAAAAGATCTAACACAAGAATGTTCTAATGTTATAGATAAAGAAGAATTAATGGAACTTATGAGAGAAACTGAAGGTAAAATAATATATTATGAATTCTTTGACGTCCCATATAAGGAGGAAAATGAGGCCATATATATTTACGATGAAGGCAAGCTTTCTCCTCTCTCACAATTCTCTAATCTCATAACAGCAATAAGAGACTTAAAGAAGGCGATAATAGTATATCATCATAGTATGGAGGATAAAATGAGAAAATATTATGAAAAACTTAAAGAAGCTTGTTAACTTTTGGTCCACTTCCCACTTTAGAGATAATTATCTTATTAACACCTATGGAATTGAGAAATCTTATCACTTCGTCCTTGTATTTTTCAGTAGTAAAAATATGAGGATTTGGCCCAGCATCAAAAGTATATCCTGCTTTTCCAAACTCTTGAATCCATTCCATAATTTTTAGTGATGTATCGTTCAAGTAAAAGAAGGATGGCCATGAATCTAAGATAACTGCATGCATACTGTTACTATGTCTCATTAACCAATAGTAGAACTCTTTCTCGTTCCTTTCCTCTATACTTTTAATTACTTTAGGTAATGTTTCTTCTATAAATTTTAGCCTACATTTCATTAAATTTGATGTCTTAGCAGTAATTATCATTCCTTCTCTAGAAGAGATTTTCTTACTCTTTTCACTCACAATTGCAATAATATCTACCAGTTCTTTCCAGTGGTTTTCTGGGAAAAGTGAGTAGCAGTAAGAATCTTCACCATCATCTCTTTCTCCCTTCTCCCATAGTACAAACCCTCCAGCAGTACTTCTACAAGCACTACCAGAACCAATTCTTGCAATTTTTGATAATTCTTTCTGTGATAAACCTAACTCTAAAGCTTCATTAGTAGCATAAACTAACGCAGCTATCCCTGCGGCTGAAGAAGCTAATCCAGTAGATTTAGGAAAATTACTCCATGATTCCACTTTAGCGTAAATTTCTTTACCATATAACTTTCTAAATATATTTAAAACTCTACCACTATATTCTTTCACTTCTTCATCTTTTGCCCTTTCCCCATTAATATAAACCTCGTCTTTTGTAAATTCTTTTGAGAAAGTTATTTTAGTCTTAACCTCTAATCCAGATAAAGTTACAGAAAGTGAGGAGTTTAATGGTAAGTTTAATTCCTCATTTCTTTTACCCCAGTATTTTATAATTGCAATATTTGAAGGAGCTATGGCTTCAGCTTCAAGCCTCAATTCTTAAACCCTCATCCTCTTTTAACTCTATAACTATAACGTTTTCTTTTTCCCACTTTTCTTTCACCTTTGATAAATCTTTACCTAAAACAAATACTGATTCTCCTCCTGCTCCAGGGGATAAAGCAATTAATGCGTCATTTTCAGCCATTTCTATCAATCTTCTTATCTTCTCATTTTCTATCTCTACACCAACTATTTTTTTAGCTAAACCATTTAGAAATCTTCTAGCAAGTTTCACGTGTTCTATGGCTTCCTCAATTTTACCTAATTTTATAAGTTTTATTGCCATTATGTTTTCCTCGTCAATGTATTTCATTACTTTCTTAAACTCCTCGTTATTGCTTTTTTCAATAAACTTAGCTACAGAGTTTACAGTACTGAAGCTTTCACCTATGAAACCTAAGAGCATTTCATAGTTTCCTATCTTAAGGGGTTCAATTACACTATCTACTTTCTCTATATCATAAAATCTTCTATAAACTATTGAACCATAAACAGCTGAGGCTATATCAAAACCGCTCCCAATACCTTTTTGCCTAATATAATTTGCTTTCTGTGCTAATTTATAGATTTCATCTTTGTTTAAATTCTTGAATAAGTAATAATAAATACAAGCAGTCAAAGCTACAGTTGATGCTGAGGAACTTCCTAAACCAGTTTTTTTACCATGTATCTGAAAATCTTTATCGTTAAATAACTTCACATGGAATGGGGGTAAGCTTCCGAACTTTTCTTTAAAAACTGTAATTACACTTTCGATTAATTCGTTTCCTTTATCTTTGAAAGTACCGTATGTTGTTTCAAAAATGAAATTGTTAGAACTTTTTATGTCGCATCTTACTCTTTTATTTATTGCTATAACGTGTGAAATCCCGCCAAATACTACTGAATAACTGCCAATCCATAATATTTTACCCGGAGCAGATATCACATGATGAATTTTTTAGCTTTATTTTATTTTTGTCTCTCATGGAATTCTTAAATAAAAGGGACAGATTAGTTTTAACTACCATATCTCAATCTGGACCAGCTGGAATTGATGCTTCTACATTAATATCTTTATTATCACCTTTGATGACTAAAGAAAGTATTATGAGAAGTATCGAGGAACTGATAATAAAAGATTTAGTTAAAGTTACAAATTTAGGTCAAGGAGAAGTTAGGTACGTGTCTTCTAAGAACGTACGTGATGCTATGATAAACCTAGATATTCAAAGATTAAAAATAGCTGAATATGTTAAGGAGCTAAATACTAAGAAAGATGAAATTTTGAAGTTACAAGATAAGAATCAACAAATAGAACAATTAAGGAATATTGTATTAGAAGGATTATCAATTATATCTATAGGATTAATTAATCTATATAATTCAATGCCAGAGTTAACTATTCCTGAGTATGTAGAATCTATTCAACCTCTAATTGAGGTAATGGAAAAATTATATAAATTAGTTCAAAAATCGTATACAAAAGAAGAAACAGATGCTATTTTGAAAATAATAGAGAAGTACAGGGGTGAAAAAGATTATAGAATATTAAAAGAAATGTTAGAAAAAGAAGAAATGAGTCAAAAAGACAAGTCTATATAAATCTTTTTAAGTGATGATTCTAATATAAAATTGTATGAGGTCCAAGAGAGATAAGTTTGATATAGTTGCAGATATATTAGAAAATATTAAAGACGGGCGTAACTCTAAATCAGCGTTAATGAAAAATGCTAATTTGAGCTTTTCTATTCTAAAAAAATATATTGATTACCTAGAAAAAAATGGATATGTAGAGGAGAAAGATGGATCATATGTTATAACTGATAAAGGTCTAGCACTATTAGATAGATTAAATAAAGTTAGAAACCTAGAATTTCAATTAGCAGAGCTTATTAATGAGTTATCTAAAGAATTATTATAATGGTAAATCAAATTTATGAGCTGTTATTTGTAGGTTTATTGACATCGATTATAAATATAATTCTCCAATATTTCGTACTAAAAGTAAAGTTTAAAAAATAGAGAGTGAATGGATTACATTAAAATCTATCGCCTCATTATCTTCTTTTAAAAATTACTTAGATGTAGTCTCAGCTGATGAAGCTCAAGAATTATTAGAAGATATATTAGTAGGTTTGAGAACTTTTCCTACTGTAGATTTATTATCATCTCAAGTAGAAGAGAAGCTAAAATCTTTAAAAAGTGGTTTAAAAGCCTTGTTAGATTCCTTAAACTTAATTGACATTATGAATATGGCCTATCTAAATTCTAAAAAGAATATGGAGTTAGGAATGATAATGTCATATTCTTCTTTGGTAATTCTCTTCATAAGTCTTATCACTCCTTACCCTTTAATTTTCATAGGAATCGCTTTAGGATTTAACTTTAATTCCTTATTCCTTTTATTAAACTCCTTTACAAATATAGAAAGATTACATAAAATTAGAAAGAAATTAAAAGAAACTATACTACAATGATAATTGCATTTTCTTCGAGCAATTTAACAAATCTTCTCTTATCTTATTAATTATATTTTCAACTATAGAGTAATAATATTTTGGTCTACCAATTTTCTTATCCTCACTCTTACTTCTTATTACTAAGCCAGAATCAATTAGTTTCTTTAAACTATTCTCTACTGTAGTCTTACTTACTTTCATCATTTGAGAAAGTTCGTCTGACGTTACTGGCTTATTTAATTCAATAAGTTTAAACAAGCAATCTATATCAGTATCCGAAAGTTTGTAGCAACATCTTATAACATCTTTTGCATCATATAACTTTTCACTCATATGTTTTAATATTGAGTAATCAGTAATAAAACTTTATCAATTTTTTAGTTCATTTATTTTACATCATACTATGAAAGGTTATATAATAGTTTTTAACTGCAAAAAAGGTGAAGTGATAATTAAAAGTAAAATCTTCCCTATAAAAGAAGGCTATTATGTTTATGTAGGTTCATGCGGATTATATTGTGATAAGAGAATAAGTAGACATTTTTCCAAAGAAAAGAGAAAGAAGCATTGGCATATCGATTATTTATCTGAACTCTGTGAACCTCTTTTTGCAATAGTATTGCCACAACAAGAGAAAGAAATAGCAAAGCTCCTTTCAGAGTTTGATTACGTAAAGGGTTTTGGATCTACAGATGATAATGAAAATCCTTCTCACCTATTTAGAGTCTCTTTAATCTCTTTACTCAATCTAATTAGAGGAATAAGCGAGTAGTCCTTTTTTGCAAATTCTTCAATATTAACGTACCAGAAACTCCAATTGCTTACAAACTGTAAATAAACTTTCTCATTACTTATAATAATCTTGTATAAGGTTATTGGTTTATCAAATGTGTAGCCTACCTCTCTCTTAAAGTAGTTAAAAAGGGTTAACGAAAGCTGATTCTTTATATCTTCACTTAAGGAACTTAATACATTCTTGCCATCAATAATTTTAACCTTGACTTTGTTTCTATGTGTCACACATAACGCTTCTTTTTCCCAATAACACATTTTTTCAACCAGTTTGTCTTGAAAGGAGAAATCAAAAGGAGAATATTCCTCTTCTTTTCCTACGAGAATTTTCCCCTCTTTTAATGAAAATGAAACTTTTCTTTTGAAATTACTGTAGATTAATGCTCTATCTTTTCTAACAGTGCCTTTCAAAAATAAGCTCCCTGAAGATCCTATAGCTGTGAAAGGAGATAAAGTCTCAAATTTATACACAAAGCAAAAATTTTGAGACGCTTTTTGTAAGGTCTTTATCATTATATCTCTAACTAAAGAGAATAAATAGAATTCCCTCATTTTTTATCATTGATTTTCTTTATATCAGAAATAGCTTCTTCTTCCTTCCCTAACTTCATATAGACTTTTGCCCTCCTCATGTAAGCCTCAGTATATTCTGGCTTTAGACTAATTGCTTTAGAGTAATAATTAACGGCTTCTTCAAATTTTCCAGCGTTTTCTAATAAAACTCCTTTACTAAAATAAACCTCAGCAAAATAGGGATTTAGATTCATTGCAGTGTTTAAGTCATCTTCAGCATTCATTCCAAGTTTCATTTTAGCTAAAGCCCTATAGTAATATAATTCCGCATCAAGGGGATAAAGGGTAATAGCAATACTTAATTCCCTTATAGCATCATAAGTATCTCCAGTGTAGTAATCGATAATCCCTTTAATTTTATAAAATAAAGGCGAAGAATCATCAATCCCAACTAATTCCTCTTTTCCTTCTTCGTAATTTTCAAGCTTTAAATAAATTAAAGCTCTTAAAATTCTTGATTCCTTATCGTTAAAACTAGAAAGAATATTTAACGCATCCTTATACATTCCCTTTGAAATATATATTTTTGCAACTTCAATATAATTTTCAGCCTTCATAAATGCGTCAATAGCTTTGTCATCTTCCCCTAATTCCTTAAGGATCTTTCCTAACAAATTATATGCTTCTTTAGATGGATTTTGCTTAACAACTTCTTCAGCTTTCTTTAATGCAGCCACTAAGTTTCCTTGAGAATAGTATTCTTCAATTTCTTTTATGTCGTTCACAAAAATATATTTACTTAGCAAGTATTTAACATTTAAGCCGTTGCCATTAAAGAAAATAATACAGCCTTTCTCCTTTCTGGAATTCCTTAATTGCCTAAGAAATGAAAAACAGCTTCATCATACCCCCATTGCCTTAAAAGAATTGCAAATAAATGAATAGAACATGGAACCATTCTATTTCAAATCTTACGAAAAAGTAGTAGGTACAGCTCATAACGTACAAGAATTAGAAAAAGAAATAGCAAGAATTGGAGCAACAGATCCAGCATGTGTTAATTGGCATTTGGAACAAGGGCATATAGTCTCATGGTTGAAATATATAGGGAACAATACTTTAGCTGAAATGCTAAAGGGAGTTAAGGACTGGAGAGAAGCATTAGCCAGAATAAGAGATTACTATGCTATACAACAAAAAACTACTACATCTTCAAAAAGAAAATGGAAAAAAGCACAAGTTTGGCACTAATAAGTAATAATTTTTTTCTCCATTTTAAGAATTGAATCTACAAAATTCTTTATCTGTGGTATAACCGGCAAATCTTCTATTGAACCTTGAAATTGAAATAGCTCGTCAATAAAAGGAATAATTACTCCTACTAAAAATCTATTATCGTATAAAGATTTCAGTACTTCTATACCTTTTTCCTTATCTACAACCATATTCACTATTATTCCTAAAGCTTTGCCTGGTGCTTCTGCTTCAGTCTCATCAATATATTTTTTAGTTATCTCTACATCCTCTAACAGACCAGTTGAAAGGTAAACCCTATAAATTTCCTCATTTGGGAATATTTTCCTAAACATACTTAATTCATGTTCTACCACTTCACTCTTCATCGTAACATAGGGAGGGTTATCTATTATAAAGAAATCATACTTCTTCCTTTTTACTAATTCAGCATAACTTTTCTCCATTATCTCTTTCTTCACAAGATCTTTATGCAATTCTTCTATTTCTTTGAAAAATAGAACTCCTTCTCCAAATAACCTCGCAATAGTTAAGTTTCCTAGATCTTTAAAGTAATCTCTAGGTAACTCACCCCTCGCAACTTGTGTGAAAAAACTATTTTTGATTCCAGCAAGATTAGATGCAAATGAGAATATATCTCTATCTAGGAAAAGAACATTAAAACCCCTATTACTTAATTCTTTTGCAACCATCAAAGCTATTGTTGATTTTCCTATTCCTCCTTTTATTCCAACAAAAGAGATTCTCATTAAAAATATATTAACATAAAGAAGAAAAAAGCTTATGAGTTAAATGAAGGCAAATATCTAAGGTAAATAATAATGGATTGAACTTTATAACATACTTTATTATCGTTTCTCAGCCTTCTTACGATTTATTATGGACTGAATTCTTTTTCATATTATTTGTGTTTAGTGTATGCCAAATTTTATAATAATTCCTCAATGTCAATTTGAGCAAAGGGAAGATAAAAAAACAAAGATATGAATACAGTATCATTGAGTTCTATAGTGTTCAGTAATAATTCTTTTAGGTTATATTTCAAGTATAGTATCAGCTAAGATTTCTGCGTGAGCCCTCCAGACCTATGTAGAATCCTATGATTTGTATATCACCAAACATGGCAAGTGGTTGATTGCTAAGTGTATACACTATAATTAAGTATAAAATAATTGAAATGAGGGTATATGAATAAACAGTTTAACATCATATAGTATCTTACTTATATAGGGTAAACTAACTTTTTCAGTACTACTAATAACATAAATACGAAGATTACTTATCATAAAATTTTTACTTATTTAAAACGCTTGTAGTTCAATTTAAAATCACAAGAATTTGGTTTATAAGTTTCTATCATCTATATTTTCATTTCATGTAATACTTTCCTTGCATAATACATGTGAATAGAATGTGACAGATATAAAGCTCTTCGTTAGAAAGTTGTTGGAGAAAAAGAGGATTTGTTTATGTTCTGTGATTATTGATGCTAAATGTTTTCTCAAAAGATTTAATTCTTTTACTTTGAAAGTTTCTTGTGATTCCACCAAAGTTCAGAGAATATGCTAGGGCTTTCTTAAATATAGCGAAAAAGGATAATATTAGGGCTAAGAGAGCTTTAGAACTTAAAGATTATCCAGAAGAATTTGTTACCGAAGAGATGTGTGTACAAGGAATAAAATATTCTGATGAGGTGATTAGAATTGCAGAGAATTATCTTAGAAAATATGGAATTATTTAGAAAAGCAACACTTTTGCTAAGAAGAGAGGGAGTCCTCTCAATAATATTCTTTGGTAGCAGAGTTATAGGTAAATATAAGAAGGATTCAGATTTGGATGTATTAATTATTGTAAGGGATGAAGCAAAAGGATTAAACTTTAGTGAAAGCAGGATAAGGTTTCTTAAAGATACGAATATTTATCTTGATACTGTCATAATGACAAATACAGAATTTGAAAATAACCTAGCACTAGGAACCGTTTTAATGGGGGTATCTATAGCCTACTGTGTCACATACGATGAGATAAATGCTTATGAAAAAATAGAAAATTGGAGTAAAGAGATAAGGAAATATGGCGCAGTACTTGAGTTACCTTATGGTAAATTTATTGTTGGTAGGACTATTAGGAAGTGCAAAATAAGTTTTGACTAGGGAGATAATAAACTATGCCTTTAAAACCTCAAGACTCTTTCTCTAACTTCGCAATGCTTCA
The sequence above is drawn from the Sulfurisphaera tokodaii str. 7 genome and encodes:
- a CDS encoding purine-nucleoside phosphorylase; protein product: MNPVHILAKKGDIAEKVIIAGDPSRVKSLSKFLEEPQLVNENRGFLIYTGKYKGERISIATHGIGGPSIAIVLEELTMLGGRIFIRYGTSGALVPEVNIGDYVIVTGASYNPSSLVYQYFKEQACVSATPDFEITMALYNSFKNKGLKFHLGNVFSSDAFYAEDEDFAKKWSERGNIAVEMECATLFMLSKLRKIRSGAVVIISDSLVKGGWISKDELEKKVSDGAIAILDALINIT
- a CDS encoding ParA family protein, producing MRISFVGIKGGIGKSTIALMVAKELSNRGFNVLFLDRDIFSFASNLAGIKNSFFTQVARGELPRDYFKDLGNLTIARLFGEGVLFFKEIEELHKDLVKKEIMEKSYAELVKRKKYDFFIIDNPPYVTMKSEVVEHELSMFRKIFPNEEIYRVYLSTGLLEDVEITKKYIDETEAEAPGKALGIIVNMVVDKEKGIEVLKSLYDNRFLVGVIIPFIDELFQFQGSIEDLPVIPQIKNFVDSILKMEKKIITY
- the mvaD gene encoding diphosphomevalonate decarboxylase, with the translated sequence MRLEAEAIAPSNIAIIKYWGKRNEELNLPLNSSLSVTLSGLEVKTKITFSKEFTKDEVYINGERAKDEEVKEYSGRVLNIFRKLYGKEIYAKVESWSNFPKSTGLASSAAGIAALVYATNEALELGLSQKELSKIARIGSGSACRSTAGGFVLWEKGERDDGEDSYCYSLFPENHWKELVDIIAIVSEKSKKISSREGMIITAKTSNLMKCRLKFIEETLPKVIKSIEERNEKEFYYWLMRHSNSMHAVILDSWPSFFYLNDTSLKIMEWIQEFGKAGYTFDAGPNPHIFTTEKYKDEVIRFLNSIGVNKIIISKVGSGPKVNKLL
- a CDS encoding GIY-YIG nuclease family protein, which gives rise to MKGYIIVFNCKKGEVIIKSKIFPIKEGYYVYVGSCGLYCDKRISRHFSKEKRKKHWHIDYLSELCEPLFAIVLPQQEKEIAKLLSEFDYVKGFGSTDDNENPSHLFRVSLISLLNLIRGISE
- a CDS encoding glycosyltransferase family 4 protein; the encoded protein is MFSVAINTQTPPIRFRYTYRDLVDKYGFLSFPIDVSLLDPSDYYISVGGVAKMMLALSKKFNKTRWVSLGPGYPPEVKYKDLNIYFVDLNPKDLQGYTRFKEGIYNEAHGLSKYDIQPEDYIAYATYNWLSAQKLLEFYKDTDIYFINDFQQLLIGGIIGPSAPAVLWYHIPFVPEYLSHKMREFLIRTFEGFDGVIVSTKRDLEGMLRAGIKGRVKQVYPFIDPQEYRKVSGQEVMKVREKYGIKGDEKIVTVVARMDPMKSQDVAIQAMKYVNDAKLLLVGNGSFTSGALGTGKANIWAKKLQALAEQINVKDKVVFTGYVPDEELYAIYEASDVIVLPSNIEGFGLTVCEGWVYGKPAIVSSGAGISELIIDGGNGFVFKRGDYQDLADKLNTVLKDPDKYSLGKETLRKCSVDSSYDYLKEVFIDVMKDYGKI
- a CDS encoding winged helix-turn-helix domain-containing protein, with protein sequence MRSKRDKFDIVADILENIKDGRNSKSALMKNANLSFSILKKYIDYLEKNGYVEEKDGSYVITDKGLALLDRLNKVRNLEFQLAELINELSKELL
- a CDS encoding HD domain-containing protein, whose protein sequence is MKIIRDPIHGYIEVPDDILPVISSPFFQRLRFISQTGLAYMVYPGMRHTRFEHSLGAMHLAKEFLHYISSNSKIDFLTEDYAKLISLSALLHDIGHVAFSHTFESALQVTRDVYKEKIEYYGKETHVKYGLRLISKYSYLIDKIGKNSNISDPVKFMINVIGSNPTNEEEKFALQIISNFVDADRGDYLLRDSYYAGVGYGSYDIERLKRVLVYVDGKIAILKKAIPIVEQFLLARMYMFKNVYFHSVVGMYNAILSHAISKLIRQNKIDLNKIEEITDYKILNMIEETEFKQPILYRSGYKRIKKDLTQECSNVIDKEELMELMRETEGKIIYYEFFDVPYKEENEAIYIYDEGKLSPLSQFSNLITAIRDLKKAIIVYHHSMEDKMRKYYEKLKEAC
- a CDS encoding nucleotidyltransferase domain-containing protein, with the protein product MQRIILENMELFRKATLLLRREGVLSIIFFGSRVIGKYKKDSDLDVLIIVRDEAKGLNFSESRIRFLKDTNIYLDTVIMTNTEFENNLALGTVLMGVSIAYCVTYDEINAYEKIENWSKEIRKYGAVLELPYGKFIVGRTIRKCKISFD
- a CDS encoding tetratricopeptide repeat protein — its product is MNDIKEIEEYYSQGNLVAALKKAEEVVKQNPSKEAYNLLGKILKELGEDDKAIDAFMKAENYIEVAKIYISKGMYKDALNILSSFNDKESRILRALIYLKLENYEEGKEELVGIDDSSPLFYKIKGIIDYYTGDTYDAIRELSIAITLYPLDAELYYYRALAKMKLGMNAEDDLNTAMNLNPYFAEVYFSKGVLLENAGKFEEAVNYYSKAISLKPEYTEAYMRRAKVYMKLGKEEEAISDIKKINDKK
- a CDS encoding helix-turn-helix domain-containing protein, coding for MSEKLYDAKDVIRCCYKLSDTDIDCLFKLIELNKPVTSDELSQMMKVSKTTVENSLKKLIDSGLVIRSKSEDKKIGRPKYYYSIVENIINKIREDLLNCSKKMQLSL
- a CDS encoding phosphomevalonate kinase, with translation MISAPGKILWIGSYSVVFGGISHVIAINKRVRCDIKSSNNFIFETTYGTFKDKGNELIESVITVFKEKFGSLPPFHVKLFNDKDFQIHGKKTGLGSSSASTVALTACIYYYLFKNLNKDEIYKLAQKANYIRQKGIGSGFDIASAVYGSIVYRRFYDIEKVDSVIEPLKIGNYEMLLGFIGESFSTVNSVAKFIEKSNNEEFKKVMKYIDEENIMAIKLIKLGKIEEAIEHVKLARRFLNGLAKKIVGVEIENEKIRRLIEMAENDALIALSPGAGGESVFVLGKDLSKVKEKWEKENVIVIELKEDEGLRIEA